A single region of the Pseudomonas mandelii genome encodes:
- a CDS encoding M12 family metallopeptidase yields MNIPKPCCRTYSLNDAGSTTNASEALDHEAIGNSLSRTTRSVAAPAKFWTNGQTLRIAITRYDEAMFQTVVAAINQWAPHVNLNFEFIELDDNDELYDGDIRILLSHFKDGAGSSVIGTDARNILPHLPTMVLGTDYQSSFFTVAAMHEFGHALGVEHEHQHPDAPLDWNLSALYREFKEHGWTEEEIYRNVLKKFDYSHTRQTPYDPKSIMHYAFPASVMWDKIEVPQNNQLSEQDIKFISSVYPR; encoded by the coding sequence ATGAATATCCCAAAACCCTGCTGCCGTACTTACAGCCTCAACGATGCCGGCTCTACTACTAACGCCTCCGAAGCACTCGATCACGAGGCTATTGGCAACTCCCTTTCCCGCACGACACGAAGCGTCGCGGCGCCCGCCAAATTCTGGACCAACGGCCAAACGCTGCGCATTGCTATCACACGCTATGACGAAGCCATGTTCCAGACCGTCGTCGCCGCCATCAACCAATGGGCGCCCCACGTAAACCTGAACTTTGAATTCATCGAGCTGGACGATAACGACGAGTTGTATGACGGGGACATACGAATATTACTGTCTCACTTCAAAGATGGCGCAGGCAGCTCTGTCATTGGGACAGACGCACGAAACATTCTCCCGCACCTGCCCACAATGGTGCTGGGCACCGACTACCAGTCTTCTTTTTTCACGGTAGCTGCCATGCATGAGTTCGGCCATGCACTAGGGGTTGAACATGAACATCAGCATCCCGACGCGCCACTGGACTGGAATTTATCCGCTCTCTATCGCGAATTCAAAGAACACGGCTGGACCGAAGAAGAGATTTACCGGAATGTCCTGAAAAAATTTGATTACAGCCACACCCGGCAAACACCCTACGACCCGAAATCAATCATGCACTACGCCTTTCCTGCGAGTGTCATGTGGGACAAGATCGAAGTCCCTCAAAACAACCAACTGTCCGAGCAAGATATCAAGTTCATCAGCTCGGTTTACCCACGCTGA
- the dapD gene encoding 2,3,4,5-tetrahydropyridine-2,6-dicarboxylate N-succinyltransferase — MSTTLFSLAFGVGTQNRQGAWLEVFYAQPLLNPSAELVAAIAPVLGYTEGNQAIAFTTAQASQLAEALKGVDAAQAALLTRLAESHKPLVATILAEDAQLTSTPEAYLKLHLLSHRLVKPHGLNLAGVFPLLPNVAWTSQGAIDLAELAEHQLEARLRGELLEVFSVDKFPKMTDYVVPAGVRIADAARIRLGAYVGEGTTVMHEGFVNFNAGTEGPGMIEGRVSAGVFVGKGSDLGGGCSTMGTLSGGGNIVIKVGEGCLIGANAGIGIPLGDRNTVESGLYVTAGTKVALLDEKNQLVKVVKARELAGQPDLLFRRNSETGAVECKTHKSAIELNEALHAHN, encoded by the coding sequence ATGTCCACTACCCTGTTCAGCCTGGCCTTTGGTGTCGGCACTCAAAACCGTCAAGGCGCATGGCTGGAAGTGTTTTACGCACAGCCACTGCTTAACCCGTCGGCCGAACTGGTCGCGGCCATCGCGCCGGTTCTGGGCTACACCGAAGGCAATCAGGCCATCGCCTTCACTACCGCTCAGGCCTCGCAACTGGCTGAAGCGTTGAAAGGCGTCGATGCGGCACAAGCCGCCCTGTTGACCCGTCTGGCCGAGAGCCACAAGCCGTTGGTCGCGACCATCCTGGCCGAAGACGCCCAGTTGACCTCCACGCCTGAGGCTTACCTCAAGCTGCACCTGCTGTCCCATCGTCTGGTCAAGCCGCACGGCCTGAACCTGGCGGGCGTGTTCCCGCTGCTGCCGAACGTAGCCTGGACCAGCCAGGGCGCCATCGACCTGGCCGAACTGGCCGAGCATCAACTGGAAGCCCGTCTGCGCGGCGAGCTGCTGGAAGTGTTCTCGGTAGACAAGTTCCCGAAAATGACCGACTACGTGGTTCCGGCCGGCGTGCGTATCGCTGACGCGGCACGAATTCGTCTGGGCGCCTACGTCGGCGAAGGCACCACCGTGATGCACGAAGGTTTCGTCAACTTCAATGCCGGCACCGAAGGCCCGGGCATGATCGAAGGCCGCGTTTCCGCTGGCGTCTTCGTCGGCAAGGGTTCTGACCTGGGTGGCGGTTGCTCGACCATGGGCACCCTGTCGGGCGGCGGCAACATCGTGATCAAGGTGGGCGAAGGCTGCCTGATCGGCGCGAACGCCGGTATCGGCATTCCGTTGGGCGATCGCAACACCGTCGAGTCGGGCCTGTACGTGACCGCCGGTACCAAAGTCGCACTGCTGGACGAAAAGAACCAGCTGGTGAAAGTCGTGAAGGCCCGTGAACTCGCTGGCCAACCTGACTTGCTGTTCCGTCGCAATTCGGAAACCGGTGCCGTGGAATGCAAAACCCACAAATCGGCGATCGAACTGAACGAAGCGCTGCACGCTCACAACTAA
- a CDS encoding [protein-PII] uridylyltransferase, translating to MPQVDPELFDRGQFQAELALKASPIAAFKKAIRQAREVLDGRFRSGRDIRRLIEDRAWFVDNILQKAWEQFNWSEDADIALVAVGGYGRGELHPYSDIDLLILLDSADHEVFRDSIERFLTLLWDIGLEVGQSVRSVDECAIEARADLTVVTNLMESRTICGPERLRQRMLDVTSTAHMWPSKEFFLAKRAEQKARHHKYNDTEYNLEPNVKGSPGGLRDIQTILWVARREYGTLNLRALAGEGFLVESENALLASSQEFLWKVRYALHMLAGRSEDRLLFDHQRSIAGLLGFEGDDAKQAIENFMQQYYRVVMSIAQLSDLIIQHFEEVILAPEDEAPPQPINSRFQLHDGYIEARNDNVFRRTPFAMLEIFVLMAQQPEIKGVRADTIRLLREHRHLIDDDFRNDIRNTSLFIELFKCKIGIHRNLRRMNRYGILGRYLPEFGFIVGQMQHDLFHIYTVDAHTLNLIKHLRKLQYTQVSEKFPLASKLMAKLPKPELIYLAGLYHDIGKGRHGDHSEIGAVDAEAFCQRHQLPVWDTRLIVWLVQNHLVMSTTAQRKDLSDPQVIHDFAQAVGDETRLDYLYVLTVADINATNPTLWNSWRASLLRQLYTETKRALRRGLENPVDREMQIRQTQSAALDILVRGGTDPDDVEQLWSQLGDDYFLRHTAGDVAWHSDAILQQPADGGPLVLIKETTQREFEGGTQIFIYAPDQHDFFAVTVAAMDQLNLNIHDARVITSSSQFTLDTYIVLDTDGDSIGDNPARVKQIREGLTEALRNPDDYPTIIQRRVPRQLKHFAFAPQVTIHNDAQRPVTVLELSAPDRPGLLARIGTIFLEFDLSLQNAKIATLGERVEDVFFITDANNQPLSDPLLCTRLQDAIVEQLTVSNEPDIKLSRISI from the coding sequence ATGCCGCAGGTGGATCCCGAACTCTTCGACCGCGGCCAGTTCCAGGCTGAACTGGCCCTGAAGGCAAGCCCGATCGCGGCCTTCAAGAAGGCGATCCGCCAGGCCCGCGAGGTGCTCGACGGGCGCTTTCGCAGCGGCCGGGACATTCGCCGGCTGATCGAGGATCGCGCCTGGTTCGTCGATAACATCCTGCAAAAAGCCTGGGAGCAGTTCAACTGGAGCGAAGACGCCGACATCGCGCTGGTCGCGGTCGGTGGCTACGGTCGCGGTGAGTTGCACCCTTATTCCGACATCGACCTGCTGATCCTGCTGGACAGCGCCGATCACGAAGTTTTCCGCGATTCCATCGAGCGTTTTCTGACGCTGTTGTGGGACATCGGCCTGGAAGTCGGCCAGAGCGTTCGCTCGGTGGACGAATGCGCCATTGAAGCCCGCGCCGACCTGACGGTGGTCACCAACCTGATGGAAAGCCGCACCATCTGCGGTCCCGAGCGTTTGCGCCAACGCATGCTTGACGTCACCAGCACCGCGCACATGTGGCCGAGCAAGGAGTTCTTCCTGGCCAAGCGTGCCGAGCAAAAGGCCCGTCACCACAAATACAACGACACCGAATACAACCTGGAACCCAACGTCAAAGGTTCGCCCGGCGGCCTGCGGGACATTCAGACGATTCTGTGGGTGGCCCGTCGCGAATACGGCACCCTGAACCTGCGAGCACTGGCTGGCGAAGGCTTTCTGGTCGAAAGCGAAAACGCCCTGCTCGCCTCGTCCCAGGAGTTTTTGTGGAAGGTCCGGTACGCGCTGCACATGCTCGCCGGTCGTTCCGAAGACCGCTTGCTGTTCGACCACCAGCGCTCGATTGCCGGGCTACTGGGTTTCGAGGGCGATGACGCCAAGCAAGCCATCGAAAACTTCATGCAGCAGTATTACCGGGTGGTCATGAGCATTGCCCAGCTCAGCGACCTCATCATTCAGCACTTCGAAGAAGTCATCCTCGCCCCGGAAGACGAAGCGCCGCCGCAGCCGATCAACTCGCGGTTCCAGCTACACGATGGCTATATCGAAGCGCGCAACGACAACGTGTTCCGTCGCACGCCGTTCGCCATGCTCGAGATCTTCGTGCTGATGGCCCAGCAACCGGAAATCAAAGGCGTGCGCGCCGACACCATTCGTCTGCTGCGCGAGCACCGTCACCTGATCGACGACGATTTCCGCAACGACATTCGCAACACCAGCCTGTTCATCGAGCTGTTCAAGTGCAAGATCGGTATCCACCGCAACCTGCGCCGGATGAACCGCTACGGCATCCTCGGGCGTTACCTGCCGGAGTTCGGCTTCATTGTCGGGCAGATGCAACACGACCTCTTTCATATCTATACGGTCGACGCCCACACCCTGAATCTGATCAAGCACCTGCGCAAGTTGCAGTACACCCAGGTATCGGAAAAATTCCCGCTGGCCAGCAAGCTCATGGCCAAGCTGCCCAAGCCCGAGCTGATTTACCTGGCAGGCCTGTACCACGACATCGGCAAAGGCCGGCATGGCGACCACTCGGAAATCGGCGCGGTGGATGCCGAAGCCTTTTGCCAGCGCCACCAATTGCCGGTATGGGACACTCGCCTGATCGTCTGGCTGGTGCAGAATCACCTGGTGATGTCGACCACCGCCCAGCGCAAGGACTTGTCCGACCCGCAGGTAATCCACGATTTCGCCCAGGCCGTCGGCGACGAAACCCGTCTCGACTACCTGTACGTATTGACCGTTGCCGACATCAACGCCACCAACCCGACCCTGTGGAACTCATGGCGCGCCAGCCTCTTGCGCCAGCTCTACACCGAGACCAAGCGCGCCTTGCGACGCGGCCTGGAAAACCCGGTGGACCGCGAAATGCAGATCCGCCAGACCCAGAGCGCCGCCCTGGATATCCTGGTGCGCGGCGGTACCGACCCGGACGATGTCGAACAGCTGTGGTCGCAACTGGGCGATGACTACTTCCTGCGTCACACCGCCGGCGACGTCGCCTGGCACAGTGACGCGATCCTCCAGCAACCGGCCGATGGCGGGCCGCTGGTGTTGATCAAGGAAACCACCCAGCGTGAATTCGAGGGGGGTACGCAGATCTTCATCTACGCACCTGACCAGCATGATTTCTTCGCCGTGACCGTGGCCGCGATGGACCAGCTCAACCTGAACATTCACGACGCCCGGGTCATCACCTCCAGCAGCCAGTTCACCCTCGACACCTATATCGTGCTCGACACTGACGGCGACTCGATCGGTGATAACCCGGCGCGGGTCAAACAGATCCGCGAGGGTCTGACCGAAGCCCTGCGCAACCCGGACGACTACCCGACCATCATCCAGCGCCGCGTGCCGCGTCAGCTCAAGCATTTCGCGTTTGCGCCACAGGTGACGATCCACAACGACGCTCAACGTCCGGTGACGGTGCTGGAACTCAGTGCTCCGGACCGTCCGGGTCTGCTGGCGCGGATCGGCACGATCTTCCTCGAGTTCGACCTGTCGCTGCAGAACGCCAAGATTGCGACCTTGGGCGAACGCGTGGAAGACGTGTTCTTTATCACCGACGCGAACAACCAGCCATTGTCCGACCCGCTGCTGTGTACCCGCTTGCAAGATGCGATCGTTGAACAGCTGACCGTCAGTAACGAACCCGATATCAAATTGTCACGCATCAGTATCTGA
- the dapC gene encoding succinyldiaminopimelate transaminase, translated as MNNALNQLQPYPFEKLRALLGSVTPNPEKRAIALSIGEPKHRSPSFVAEALASNLDQMAVYPTTLGIPALREAIAAWCERRFSVPTGWLDPARNVLPVNGTREALFAFTQTVVNRGEDALVVSPNPFYQIYEGAAFLAGAKPHYLPCLDENGFNPDFDAVSPDIWKRCQILFLCSPGNPTGALIPLDTLKKLIALADEYDFVIAADECYSELYFDEQTPPPGLLSACVELGRKDFKRCVVFHSLSKRSNLPGLRSGFVAGDADILKGFLLYRTYHGCAMPVQTQLASVAAWNDEVHVRANRALYREKYDAVLAILSPVMDVQRPDGGFYLWPNVEGDDEAFCRDLFVEEHVTVVPGSYLSRAVDGFNPGAGRVRLALVAPLAECIEAAERIRAFITRHK; from the coding sequence ATGAACAACGCTCTGAACCAGTTGCAGCCCTACCCGTTCGAGAAGCTCCGCGCCCTGCTCGGCAGCGTCACGCCAAACCCGGAAAAGCGCGCCATCGCGCTGTCCATCGGCGAACCGAAGCACCGTTCGCCAAGTTTTGTCGCTGAAGCCCTGGCAAGCAATCTGGATCAGATGGCCGTGTACCCGACCACCCTCGGCATTCCCGCCCTGCGTGAAGCTATCGCTGCATGGTGTGAACGCCGCTTCAGCGTTCCGACCGGCTGGCTCGACCCGGCGCGCAACGTGTTGCCAGTCAATGGCACCCGAGAAGCACTGTTTGCCTTCACCCAGACCGTGGTCAACCGTGGCGAAGACGCGCTGGTGGTCAGCCCGAATCCGTTCTATCAGATCTACGAAGGCGCGGCATTCCTCGCCGGGGCCAAGCCGCACTATCTGCCGTGCCTGGACGAAAACGGCTTCAACCCGGATTTCGACGCTGTCTCGCCGGACATCTGGAAACGCTGCCAGATCCTGTTCCTGTGCTCGCCAGGCAACCCGACCGGCGCGCTGATTCCGCTCGACACCCTGAAAAAACTGATCGCCCTGGCTGACGAATACGACTTCGTGATCGCCGCTGACGAATGCTACAGCGAGCTGTATTTCGACGAACAGACACCGCCGCCGGGCCTGCTCAGCGCTTGCGTGGAACTGGGCCGCAAGGACTTCAAACGCTGCGTGGTGTTCCACAGCCTGTCCAAGCGCTCCAACCTGCCGGGCCTGCGTTCAGGTTTTGTCGCCGGTGACGCCGACATCCTCAAGGGCTTCCTGCTCTATCGCACCTACCACGGCTGCGCTATGCCCGTTCAAACCCAACTGGCCAGCGTCGCCGCGTGGAATGACGAAGTACATGTGCGCGCCAACCGTGCGCTGTACCGCGAGAAGTACGATGCGGTGCTGGCAATCCTCAGCCCGGTGATGGATGTGCAGCGTCCGGATGGTGGTTTTTACCTGTGGCCGAATGTTGAAGGCGATGACGAGGCGTTCTGCCGTGATCTGTTTGTGGAAGAACACGTGACCGTGGTGCCGGGTTCTTATCTGTCCCGCGCAGTTGATGGCTTCAACCCGGGCGCAGGCCGTGTACGCTTGGCGCTGGTTGCGCCACTGGCAGAATGCATAGAAGCCGCAGAACGCATCCGCGCCTTTATTACGCGTCATAAATAA
- a CDS encoding Na+/H+ antiporter translates to MQTAYTVLILLMLVGLSRLIGRVIPLPLPLVQIAAGALLAWPTLGLHVALDPELFLFLFLPPLLFSDGWRMPKRELWRLRGPILTLAVGLVLFTVVGAGYFIHWLLPSIPLPVAFALAAVLSPTDAVAVSAISQNRLPTPLMHMLQGEALMNDATGLVTFKFALAAAVTGVFSLANASVTFVLVALGGLAVGVALSWLVGRLRSWMIARGWDDPATHVVFMLLLPFAAYVLAERLGASGILSAVAAGMMQSWLDLLPRQTSTRLLNRSVWSLLEFAFNGLIFLLLGLQLPDIIKAVVSHETSLWPTLLYRCLDVVAIFLVLLLLRFVWVQSIWRLSVLLRRLRGKGEVTQVPTARSCWLLTVGGVRGAVTLAGVLSVPLLMGGDAFPERDLLIFIAAGVILLSLIAACIALPLLLRGIEKSPDDKRRNEVRDAWRKTAEAAIHALEVEEAKPADAAEAALAVELKARIMSEYRHQLEVFNDSAEAQALAFQMDLLERRLRLKALRAQRLELYKLSRHHQIGDDVLREVLGELDLSEANLGQVKA, encoded by the coding sequence ATGCAAACCGCCTACACCGTCCTGATCCTGCTGATGCTGGTGGGCCTTTCACGCCTGATCGGACGGGTGATCCCGCTGCCGTTGCCCTTGGTGCAAATTGCCGCGGGTGCGTTGCTCGCCTGGCCGACCCTGGGTTTGCATGTGGCGCTGGATCCGGAATTGTTTCTCTTTCTGTTCCTGCCGCCGCTGCTGTTCTCCGACGGCTGGCGTATGCCCAAACGTGAACTGTGGCGCCTGCGCGGGCCGATCCTTACCCTGGCGGTGGGGCTGGTGTTGTTTACGGTGGTCGGCGCTGGCTATTTCATACACTGGTTGTTGCCGAGTATTCCTCTGCCGGTGGCCTTTGCGCTGGCGGCCGTGCTGTCGCCGACGGATGCCGTGGCGGTCTCGGCGATTTCCCAGAACCGTTTGCCGACGCCGCTGATGCACATGCTGCAAGGCGAGGCGTTGATGAACGATGCCACGGGCCTGGTGACGTTCAAGTTTGCGTTGGCCGCAGCGGTGACCGGGGTGTTTTCGCTGGCGAATGCCAGTGTGACCTTTGTGCTGGTGGCGCTCGGCGGCCTGGCCGTCGGTGTGGCCTTGAGCTGGCTGGTGGGACGCCTGCGTTCCTGGATGATCGCTCGCGGCTGGGATGATCCGGCGACGCATGTGGTGTTCATGTTGCTGCTGCCGTTCGCGGCTTATGTGCTGGCTGAGCGTCTTGGCGCTTCCGGCATCTTGTCCGCCGTGGCTGCGGGGATGATGCAGAGCTGGCTCGACCTGCTCCCGCGCCAGACCAGCACTCGATTGCTCAACCGCAGCGTCTGGTCGTTGCTTGAGTTTGCTTTCAACGGCTTGATCTTCCTGCTGCTGGGATTGCAACTGCCGGACATCATCAAGGCGGTGGTCAGCCACGAAACATCGCTATGGCCGACGTTGCTGTATCGCTGTCTGGACGTAGTGGCGATTTTTCTGGTGCTGCTGTTGTTGCGGTTTGTCTGGGTGCAGAGCATCTGGCGCTTGTCTGTTTTGCTGCGACGCCTGCGCGGTAAAGGCGAAGTGACTCAAGTGCCGACCGCGCGCTCCTGCTGGCTGCTGACGGTCGGTGGCGTACGCGGGGCGGTGACACTGGCAGGCGTGCTTTCGGTGCCGCTGCTGATGGGCGGCGACGCATTCCCCGAGCGGGATCTGCTGATCTTCATCGCCGCCGGGGTGATTCTGCTGTCCCTGATCGCCGCCTGCATCGCTTTGCCGCTGTTGCTGCGCGGCATCGAAAAAAGCCCTGACGACAAGCGCCGCAATGAAGTGCGTGATGCCTGGCGCAAAACCGCTGAAGCGGCGATTCATGCACTGGAAGTCGAGGAAGCCAAGCCCGCGGATGCGGCCGAGGCCGCGTTGGCCGTCGAACTCAAAGCGCGGATCATGTCCGAATATCGGCATCAACTGGAGGTCTTCAATGACTCGGCCGAGGCCCAGGCATTGGCCTTTCAGATGGACTTGCTGGAGCGGCGTCTGCGGTTGAAGGCGCTGCGAGCGCAGCGCCTGGAGTTGTACAAACTCAGTCGTCATCACCAGATTGGTGATGACGTGTTGCGAGAAGTGTTGGGTGAGCTGGATTTGAGTGAGGCCAACCTGGGTCAAGTGAAGGCATGA
- a CDS encoding ArsC family reductase, whose amino-acid sequence MTVSSKTLHLFGIKACDTMKKARTWLDEHAVSYDFHDYKTAGIDREHLTQWCDEHGWQVVLNRAGTTFRKLDDERKADLDQAKAIELMLAQPSMIKRPVLDLGDRTLIGFKPDIYAAALK is encoded by the coding sequence TTGACCGTTTCAAGCAAAACGTTGCACCTTTTCGGCATCAAAGCCTGCGACACCATGAAAAAGGCGCGCACCTGGCTCGATGAACACGCTGTCAGCTATGACTTCCATGATTACAAGACGGCCGGAATCGACCGTGAACACCTGACCCAATGGTGCGACGAGCACGGCTGGCAAGTGGTGTTGAACCGTGCAGGCACGACCTTTCGCAAGCTCGACGACGAACGCAAAGCCGATCTCGACCAAGCGAAAGCGATCGAACTGATGCTCGCACAACCCTCGATGATCAAGCGCCCGGTGCTCGATCTCGGTGACCGAACCCTGATTGGCTTCAAGCCAGATATCTACGCGGCGGCGCTCAAGTAA